In the Profundibacter amoris genome, GATCGGGCCTTTCGCTGTCCCGGACTTGATCCGGGACCTCCTGCGGCTGTTTCAAAAAGGCCCCGGATCAGGTCCGGGGCAGCGGGCCAATGCGGCTTTACCGATAGTTAACCAAACCACGCCACAGTCGAGGCATGGCGTTTTACACCTATATCATGGCCTGCAACTCGAACACGGCGATATATATCGGTATGGCATCGGATTTGCAGTTGCGAGCCGAACAGCATCGTCTGGGCAAAGGCGGCACCCACACCGCAAAATACAAAATCCGCAAGCTGGTCTATTTCGAGGTTTACGAAACCTTGCCCGAGGCTTTGGCACGGGAGAAAAAACTGAAACGCTGGCGGCGCGACTGGAAAAACGATCTGATTGCAAAGCAAAACCCAATGTGGGCCGATTTGGCTATGGAAGCCTCTTTCCTGTAACCTTCGCGCTCCTCTTCAGCGCCCTTCCGGCCCTTGCCGCCCCGACA is a window encoding:
- a CDS encoding GIY-YIG nuclease family protein, with amino-acid sequence MAFYTYIMACNSNTAIYIGMASDLQLRAEQHRLGKGGTHTAKYKIRKLVYFEVYETLPEALAREKKLKRWRRDWKNDLIAKQNPMWADLAMEASFL